TGCGACCTTTAAGATTTTCTACCGCGATGGCACTATCCCCGCTTCTTTCATCTCTGAAAATCTGCGCGGATCTTCTTAAGAATGCTTTCCCCATGGGTGTTGACAGCATCAGATACACACTTTTTAAATTCAGTGGCACTGATAAAAAGAATTTCAATTCCACCGGAAGGAAGTTTTTCACTGGATCTGTCACCATCGGATTAATCAAAACAGTTTTATGAACCAAATGAGGGTGCTGACAAGCTAAACCCCAAGACAAAGCTCCACCATAACTTAAACCTGCGACAGAAACCTTTTCACCAGGAAAAGTGTCACGAATGAATTTAGCCAAGGCTTCGATTTGTACAGTAAAGAATAATTTGTCTGAGCCCATGTAGATGTGGCTTAAATTTGGAACGATCACGCGGTAAGAAGAAGAAAGAGATTGGGCAATGTTTTCCCAATGCTGAACACTTCCTCCATAACCATGAAGAAGAACTAATAGCGGCCCCTGGCCCCGTTCTCTGAAAGTGATCTTATGAGACATACAAGATTACTTATCGGATAAGGAGCCTTAGCAGTTCACTAGACCTTGGACTTACTTCTTGTCTTTATCTTCGATTTTTTCATTCAAAAGCATGGTGTCGTTGACGGCTTTTGATTCGATTTGCTTGTTAGTGCGGAAACCGCGGATCTTCTTGGTTTGATTTTCAGCTTTTTCAACTTGCTCTGTAAGATCCACAGTGACGTCGCCAAAACAACGAACTTGGCAGCTTAATCTGCGACTGTCGATGAAATGACTTGTCCCAATCAGATTCAATTCCGCTTTATTCGGTGGCAAGATGTTAGCTTCCCCTGCAGCAATGCGTACGCGGCATTCTGCGCAGGACGGAACACCTTTACAGATCGAGCGAATTTCAAGATGGTTTTCCGTCGCAATCTGCAAAAGACTCTTATCAGGAGAGCCTTCAACTTCGATATTTTGCGGAAGAAATTTAATTTTCATAACGACTACTTTACCACAATCTTTACGAATTTTTTCTTACCAGCCTTCACAACAAAACTTTGGCCCGATGTAAGATCCATTTTTAATCTTGGATCAGACACTTTTTCGCCATCGATTTGCACACCACCACCTTGAATCAAACGGCTGGCTTCACTGTTAGAAGCCGCCATCCCCGCTTTTACCATCAGTGGGGCTAAACCCACTTGTGCTTCAGAAGAAACTTCAAAGTCTGGAACTTCATCAGGTAAACCCTTATCAACGAAGATACGATTAAATTCTTCTTCAGCAGCCATCGCAGCTTCTTGGGAATGGAAACGTTTGATTAAGAATTTAGCCAAATCCACTTTCACAGTGCGCGGATGTTTATTGCCGCTAGCAACGTCAGCTTTTAACGTCGCCAATTCACTGGCTTTGATGTCAGTTAGTAATTCATACCAACGGTACATCAAATCATCAGAAATTCTCATGGTCTTACCGAACATATCCTTCGGCGTATCGATCACAGAAATATAGTTATCTAAAGACTTCGACATTTTATTAACGCCGTCGATACCTTCTAAGATTGGCATCGTTAAAATACACTGTGCTTCCTGACCATAGGAACCTTGCATGTCACGACCGACAAGCAAGTTGAATTTTTGATCTGTACCACCCAGTTCAACATCCGATTTTAAAGCCACTGAATCGTAGCCTTG
This is a stretch of genomic DNA from Bdellovibrio reynosensis. It encodes these proteins:
- a CDS encoding 2Fe-2S iron-sulfur cluster-binding protein, which codes for MKIKFLPQNIEVEGSPDKSLLQIATENHLEIRSICKGVPSCAECRVRIAAGEANILPPNKAELNLIGTSHFIDSRRLSCQVRCFGDVTVDLTEQVEKAENQTKKIRGFRTNKQIESKAVNDTMLLNEKIEDKDKK
- the tyrS gene encoding tyrosine--tRNA ligase → MSFLDPREQLERIKFGVAEFINDEEMLKKLKKGKPLNIKLGADPTRPDIHIGHTVVINKLKTFQDLGHKVQFLIGDFTAMIGDPSGKNTTRPMLSREQIEENGKTYAKQIFKILDPEKTEIVYNSSWIGKMTPQEFITMSAQYTVARMLEREDFTKRYKSGTPIGIHEFLYPLTQGYDSVALKSDVELGGTDQKFNLLVGRDMQGSYGQEAQCILTMPILEGIDGVNKMSKSLDNYISVIDTPKDMFGKTMRISDDLMYRWYELLTDIKASELATLKADVASGNKHPRTVKVDLAKFLIKRFHSQEAAMAAEEEFNRIFVDKGLPDEVPDFEVSSEAQVGLAPLMVKAGMAASNSEASRLIQGGGVQIDGEKVSDPRLKMDLTSGQSFVVKAGKKKFVKIVVK
- a CDS encoding alpha/beta fold hydrolase gives rise to the protein MSHKITFRERGQGPLLVLLHGYGGSVQHWENIAQSLSSSYRVIVPNLSHIYMGSDKLFFTVQIEALAKFIRDTFPGEKVSVAGLSYGGALSWGLACQHPHLVHKTVLINPMVTDPVKNFLPVELKFFLSVPLNLKSVYLMLSTPMGKAFLRRSAQIFRDERSGDSAIAVENLKGRKLQFVAHMIQHFSWILRSENWKFWNQKLYKYRGDCRLIFDQDDLLFNHQAYSKFAAHIGCEDVITLKGAGHLAIKTQPDEISKFIFEFLETDNLNERVG